In Arthrobacter sp. SLBN-83, one DNA window encodes the following:
- a CDS encoding helix-turn-helix domain-containing protein, which yields MGNGFGEKLRAERLERGLTQAELGKDLYSPSYISLLETGRREPTAEVIEELARRLELAPKALEAWSQPISVSDAEYVLAGLYARQAWDLRDYPLAASHAATAAKIALEGRNTSAWWNMTYMQAECLIKQGNWREAQKIMEHLLEHPMARESAGLAVRAHQMLAGIYQGQGQLSLAVDQGIQAVDLCRQLPKGSTLIVNAHHALIGALAESGRLDEAWKYCLAMIDHVDELSMTQLAGEVAWVVGNVAFMRHDYAEGVKHHERAARLLSPANDIGLWARFNKASAAVRLSSGIVEPETLSAIERAELALSIVGGNKSDQLEVAFIRARWLYLTGDIVAAVEKLREIHAEREHLAKHTAGEVSLLLGKSLKAAGDTDEALVHLEEAQKAFAAAGAQDRVQQALDAILEIKLAQKRAAAAAKAS from the coding sequence GTGGGCAACGGGTTCGGAGAGAAACTCCGCGCGGAGCGCCTTGAGCGTGGACTGACGCAGGCCGAACTGGGCAAGGACCTGTATTCACCCAGTTACATCTCACTGCTCGAGACGGGCCGGCGTGAACCGACGGCTGAAGTCATTGAAGAACTGGCCCGCAGGCTGGAGTTGGCACCCAAGGCGCTTGAGGCTTGGAGCCAACCTATTTCTGTCAGCGACGCTGAATACGTGCTTGCCGGCCTCTATGCGCGCCAGGCCTGGGACCTTCGCGACTATCCCCTCGCGGCGAGTCATGCTGCCACCGCCGCCAAGATCGCCCTTGAAGGACGTAACACCAGCGCCTGGTGGAACATGACCTATATGCAGGCCGAATGCCTCATCAAACAGGGCAACTGGCGCGAAGCCCAGAAGATCATGGAGCACCTGCTGGAACACCCTATGGCAAGGGAATCCGCGGGACTGGCTGTGCGGGCGCACCAAATGCTTGCAGGCATCTATCAGGGGCAAGGCCAGCTAAGCCTTGCAGTCGACCAGGGGATCCAGGCCGTAGATCTCTGCAGGCAGCTCCCCAAGGGATCCACTCTTATCGTTAACGCCCATCACGCCCTCATCGGCGCTCTTGCCGAAAGTGGGCGGCTCGATGAGGCGTGGAAGTACTGCCTGGCCATGATCGATCACGTGGACGAGCTTTCCATGACCCAACTCGCGGGCGAAGTAGCCTGGGTTGTGGGAAACGTTGCCTTCATGCGGCATGACTATGCAGAAGGCGTCAAGCACCATGAGCGCGCGGCCCGCCTGCTGTCTCCCGCCAATGACATCGGCCTTTGGGCCCGGTTCAACAAGGCATCCGCCGCCGTGAGGCTTTCCTCGGGGATCGTTGAACCAGAAACCCTGTCAGCGATTGAGCGCGCCGAACTGGCGTTGTCCATCGTGGGCGGCAACAAGTCCGACCAGCTGGAGGTTGCCTTCATTCGCGCCCGCTGGCTGTATCTGACCGGCGACATCGTTGCCGCCGTCGAGAAGCTGCGCGAAATCCACGCCGAGCGGGAACACCTCGCAAAGCACACAGCCGGCGAAGTTTCCCTGCTCTTGGGCAAATCACTCAAGGCCGCAGGCGATACCGACGAAGCGCTGGTGCACCTCGAGGAAGCCCAAAAGGCCTTTGCCGCGGCCGGCGCACAGGACCGGGTCCAGCAGGCCTTGGACGCGATCCTGGAAATAAAGCTCGCACAAAAACGAGCGGCAGCCGCCGCCAAAGCCAGCTAG
- a CDS encoding ABC transporter ATP-binding protein has translation MSTATFGTANEDNALLSKSDSRAVRRRSLSLLGSLIRPVRVRFWLTIAMVVLSQAARVAGPALIAFGIDHALPALRAGDNLPLVFTGVAYLLAAIATAGLTALYVTSTARLSQAMLLDLRVRVFRHTQRLSLEFHEKYTSGRIIARQTSDLEALRELLDSGVSSLASGMLFMAFTAITIFALDWRSGLLVLAAGVPMFFLSRWYQKHSQIAFRESRVVSARLIVHFVETMTGIRAVKAFRKENENSERYGKLAEDYRLVTVRSINLNGIFQPGLVLIGNVCVAVVLLFGGFRVLGGDLAVGVLLALILSTKRFFQPVDQMAMFYNSFQSAQAALEKVSGLLEEVPTVRPPKNPVALTSATGRIDFNDVEFRYGNGPVVVPRLDLHIPAGQTVALVGQTGAGKSTLAKLIARFYDVTSGTLTLDGVDLRDLATSDLRRNIVMVTQEAFLFSGSVADNIALGRPEASRAEIEEAAKAVGAHEFILELPEGYDTDVNKRGGRVSSGQRQLISFARAFLARPAVLILDEATSSLDIPSERLVQAGLARLLAGTEAARRTALIIAHRLSTVETADRVLVVHDGRIVEDGTPEELIGGGGRFADLHGAWKDSLV, from the coding sequence ATGAGCACCGCTACCTTCGGCACCGCAAATGAGGACAATGCCCTCCTCAGCAAGAGCGACAGCAGGGCAGTACGACGGCGGTCACTCTCCTTGCTGGGATCCCTGATCCGTCCGGTGCGGGTACGGTTCTGGCTGACCATCGCCATGGTGGTCCTTTCGCAGGCCGCACGCGTTGCCGGCCCGGCGCTGATCGCCTTCGGCATCGACCACGCGCTTCCCGCGCTCCGGGCCGGCGACAACCTCCCGCTGGTGTTCACCGGTGTCGCCTACCTGCTGGCAGCCATTGCGACGGCGGGACTCACCGCCCTGTACGTCACCTCCACGGCGCGGCTCAGCCAGGCGATGCTGCTGGACCTGCGCGTGCGCGTCTTCCGGCATACCCAGCGCCTCAGCCTGGAGTTCCACGAAAAGTACACCTCCGGCAGAATCATCGCCAGGCAGACCTCTGACCTGGAGGCGCTGCGCGAACTGCTGGACTCCGGCGTCAGCTCCCTGGCCTCGGGCATGCTATTCATGGCTTTCACCGCGATCACCATCTTTGCCCTCGACTGGCGGAGCGGTTTGTTGGTACTGGCTGCCGGTGTGCCCATGTTTTTCCTGTCCCGCTGGTACCAGAAGCACTCGCAGATCGCCTTCCGCGAGTCCCGCGTTGTCTCCGCCAGGCTGATCGTTCATTTCGTGGAGACCATGACCGGCATCCGCGCCGTCAAGGCCTTCCGCAAGGAAAACGAAAACTCCGAGCGCTACGGGAAGCTTGCCGAAGACTACCGGCTGGTCACTGTCCGCTCCATCAACCTCAACGGCATCTTCCAGCCGGGGCTGGTGCTGATCGGCAATGTCTGCGTGGCAGTTGTCCTGCTCTTTGGCGGCTTCCGGGTGCTGGGCGGCGACCTGGCTGTGGGCGTGCTCCTGGCCCTGATCCTTTCCACCAAGCGGTTCTTCCAGCCGGTGGACCAAATGGCCATGTTCTACAACTCGTTCCAGAGCGCGCAGGCGGCCCTGGAAAAAGTCTCCGGGCTGCTCGAGGAGGTGCCCACGGTCCGGCCACCCAAGAACCCGGTTGCCCTGACCAGCGCCACCGGGCGGATCGACTTCAACGACGTCGAGTTCCGCTATGGGAACGGCCCAGTGGTGGTCCCCCGCCTGGACCTGCACATCCCGGCCGGGCAGACCGTGGCGCTGGTGGGCCAGACGGGCGCCGGCAAATCGACCCTGGCGAAACTCATCGCCCGGTTCTACGACGTCACATCGGGCACGCTCACCTTGGACGGTGTGGACCTCCGCGATCTGGCCACGTCCGACCTCCGCCGGAACATCGTCATGGTCACGCAGGAGGCCTTCCTGTTCAGTGGCTCGGTGGCGGACAACATCGCTTTGGGCCGGCCCGAAGCCTCACGGGCGGAAATCGAGGAAGCCGCCAAGGCGGTTGGTGCACACGAGTTCATCCTTGAACTTCCCGAAGGCTACGACACGGACGTCAACAAGCGCGGCGGCAGGGTCTCCTCCGGTCAGCGGCAATTGATCAGCTTCGCCCGGGCTTTCCTGGCCCGGCCGGCGGTACTGATCCTGGACGAGGCCACCTCCTCGCTGGATATCCCGTCCGAACGGCTGGTACAGGCCGGACTGGCCCGGCTGCTGGCCGGCACGGAGGCTGCACGCAGGACTGCGCTGATCATCGCCCACCGCCTGTCCACGGTGGAGACGGCGGACCGTGTCCTGGTGGTGCATGACGGCCGTATCGTGGAAGACGGGACGCCTGAAGAACTGATCGGCGGCGGTGGACGCTTTGCCGACCTGCACGGGGCGTGGAAGGATTCCTTGGTCTAG
- a CDS encoding ABC transporter ATP-binding protein, with translation MAKQTPFFRSISRLYPHVRPIIPRLVLGLLCALMASIVALTIPQVLRVLVNTALQPGGAPEAVWTSAGIILVLGIAEAGLVALRRQFVINPATTVETRMRVSLYDHLQELTVSFHDRWGSGQLLSRAMTDLNFLRRWMAFGAIMLVVTSLTVIIGIVAMFAMSWQLALIFLAAAVPITINSFRFRTRFSKVARRSQDQAGDLATTVEESVHGIRVLKAFGRSREALENFNEQAEELRQTEIEKARHQATFTMVVTLLPELALGAGLVVGVMLCATGQLSIGALVAFFATAAVIASPVEFSGMLLAMALTAKTAVDRHYEVMDTQNTITSPAQPRRPGELAGALRFTNATFAFEDAPDKPILKDISLDIRPGETMALVGITGSGKSALIQLVPRLYDVTTGAITIDGVDIRDFDVEELRRVVGVAFEDTTLFSNSVRDNVLLGAPVRTEEVLDEALDVAQAHFAYSLPEGVDTLIGEEGLSLSGGQRQRIALARAIAAHPRVLVLDDPLSALDVHTEELVEARLREGLKDTTTLIVAHRPSTVALADRVALLEDGRITAVGTHTELLAHNQHYRYVIASLDREPRDLDSELSALEDQAEEVTR, from the coding sequence ATGGCCAAGCAGACTCCCTTTTTCCGATCCATCAGCCGTCTTTATCCCCACGTCCGGCCCATCATCCCAAGGCTCGTGCTGGGGCTGCTCTGCGCACTGATGGCCAGCATCGTTGCGCTGACCATCCCACAAGTACTGCGGGTCTTGGTGAACACCGCCCTGCAGCCCGGAGGTGCCCCGGAGGCAGTCTGGACTTCAGCCGGCATCATCCTGGTCCTGGGCATCGCGGAAGCCGGACTGGTGGCGCTGCGGCGGCAGTTCGTCATCAACCCTGCCACCACGGTGGAAACGCGGATGCGGGTGTCCCTCTACGACCACCTGCAGGAACTCACCGTTTCGTTCCACGACCGCTGGGGCTCCGGCCAACTGTTGTCCCGGGCCATGACAGACCTGAACTTCCTGCGCCGTTGGATGGCCTTCGGCGCCATCATGCTGGTGGTCACCAGCCTCACCGTAATCATCGGCATCGTTGCGATGTTCGCCATGAGCTGGCAGCTGGCCCTGATCTTCCTTGCCGCCGCCGTTCCCATCACCATCAACAGCTTCCGGTTCCGCACCAGGTTCAGCAAGGTTGCCCGGCGCAGCCAGGACCAGGCCGGCGACCTCGCCACCACGGTGGAGGAATCCGTCCACGGCATCCGGGTCCTCAAGGCCTTCGGGCGCAGCCGGGAAGCCCTGGAAAACTTCAACGAGCAGGCCGAGGAACTGCGCCAGACCGAGATCGAAAAGGCGCGCCACCAGGCAACTTTCACCATGGTGGTCACCCTGCTTCCCGAACTGGCACTGGGCGCCGGGCTGGTGGTGGGCGTCATGCTGTGCGCCACCGGCCAACTGAGCATTGGCGCGCTGGTTGCGTTCTTCGCCACCGCGGCAGTCATTGCCTCACCCGTGGAATTCTCCGGGATGCTGTTGGCCATGGCACTTACGGCCAAGACCGCCGTCGACCGCCACTACGAAGTGATGGACACGCAAAACACCATCACCAGCCCTGCCCAGCCCCGTCGTCCGGGGGAACTGGCCGGTGCGCTGCGCTTCACCAACGCAACCTTCGCCTTCGAGGACGCGCCGGACAAGCCCATCCTCAAGGACATCAGCCTGGACATCCGCCCCGGCGAAACCATGGCCCTGGTGGGGATCACCGGCAGCGGCAAGAGCGCGCTGATCCAGTTGGTGCCGCGTCTCTACGACGTCACCACCGGCGCCATAACTATCGACGGCGTGGACATCCGGGACTTCGACGTGGAGGAACTGCGCAGGGTTGTCGGGGTGGCGTTTGAGGACACCACACTCTTTTCCAACTCCGTCAGGGACAACGTCCTGTTGGGCGCCCCGGTCCGGACGGAGGAGGTCCTGGACGAAGCACTGGACGTGGCCCAGGCCCACTTCGCCTACTCGCTGCCCGAAGGTGTGGACACCCTGATCGGCGAGGAAGGGCTGAGCCTGTCCGGTGGCCAGCGGCAGCGGATTGCCTTGGCGCGCGCCATCGCCGCACACCCGCGCGTGCTGGTCCTGGACGATCCCCTGTCCGCCCTGGACGTGCACACCGAGGAACTCGTTGAAGCCCGCCTCCGCGAAGGGCTGAAGGACACCACCACCTTGATCGTGGCCCACCGCCCTTCCACGGTGGCCCTCGCGGACCGTGTGGCGCTGCTCGAGGACGGCCGGATCACGGCCGTCGGGACGCACACCGAACTGCTGGCGCACAACCAGCACTACCGCTACGTCATCGCCAGCCTGGACCGCGAACCGCGGGACCTGGACTCCGAATTGTCGGCGCTTGAGGACCAGGCCGAGGAAGTGACCCGATGA
- a CDS encoding metallophosphoesterase — protein MSIDSLASRARSIGRGFAVTAGAGAAAGVAAFGYGLWEKNQFVLREESLAILPPGREPFRILHLSDIHFVPGQRKKAEWLGSLADLRPDLVVNTGDNLSHVKAVDPLLEALKPLLQFPGVFVPGSNDYFAPSPKNPASYLLGPSKVKPKPVALDWPRLRSGFGMNGWVDLTNRNQSLVLNGMRFDFSGVDDPHLKRERYAGWPRGTVSQNAKDHLKVAVIHAPYQRVLDHFTESGADLLLAGHTHGGQLCIPGYGAIISNCDLPTWRAKGLNDWSSNGSTTPVNVSGGIGTSRFAPVRIACKPEAVLLTLTSPS, from the coding sequence GGCGTTGCCGCATTCGGTTACGGCCTGTGGGAGAAGAACCAGTTCGTCCTCCGGGAAGAGAGCCTGGCCATCCTCCCGCCCGGCCGCGAACCGTTCCGCATTCTGCACCTCAGCGACATCCATTTCGTGCCCGGGCAGCGGAAGAAAGCCGAGTGGCTGGGCTCCTTGGCGGACCTCCGGCCGGACCTGGTGGTCAACACCGGGGACAACCTCAGCCACGTCAAGGCAGTGGACCCGCTTCTGGAGGCCCTGAAGCCGCTCCTGCAGTTCCCCGGCGTCTTTGTCCCCGGCTCCAACGACTACTTCGCGCCCAGCCCCAAGAACCCGGCGTCGTATTTACTGGGGCCGTCCAAGGTGAAGCCGAAGCCGGTTGCCCTGGATTGGCCGCGCCTGCGTTCAGGCTTCGGCATGAACGGCTGGGTGGACCTGACCAACCGCAACCAGTCACTGGTGCTCAACGGCATGCGCTTTGACTTCTCAGGGGTCGACGATCCGCACCTGAAGCGGGAGCGGTACGCGGGCTGGCCCCGCGGAACGGTCAGCCAGAATGCCAAAGACCACCTCAAGGTGGCTGTCATCCACGCCCCTTACCAGCGGGTACTGGACCACTTCACCGAAAGTGGTGCGGACCTCCTGCTGGCGGGCCACACTCACGGCGGCCAGCTGTGCATCCCCGGCTATGGCGCCATCATCTCCAACTGCGATCTTCCCACCTGGCGCGCCAAAGGCCTCAACGATTGGTCAAGCAACGGAAGTACGACGCCGGTCAACGTCTCCGGCGGCATCGGCACCTCGCGCTTCGCTCCGGTAAGGATCGCCTGCAAACCCGAAGCCGTCCTGCTGACCCTCACCTCCCCCAGCTGA